In a single window of the Streptomyces sp. NBC_00285 genome:
- a CDS encoding cutinase family protein yields MRIRLCLAALSLAGGATVATVTAPAANAATCSDIDVVAARGTFEPGTLGAIVGDPVFSALQKKLTGRNLTSYKVNYPADLSLTSAAQGNSDLVNHVNSQAAACPGQRFVLVGYSQGANVVDNSIGISSAGAVVGSPIVASIPAALEPRVAAVLLFGNPIRALGKSVTGTYQSRTIDFCATGDPVCENGGGDVLAHLGYTADADAAATFAAGRI; encoded by the coding sequence ATGCGAATTCGCTTGTGCCTCGCCGCACTCTCACTGGCCGGCGGGGCCACGGTGGCCACCGTCACCGCACCGGCCGCGAACGCCGCGACCTGCTCGGACATCGACGTCGTCGCCGCTCGCGGCACGTTCGAGCCGGGCACGCTCGGCGCGATCGTCGGCGACCCGGTGTTCTCCGCCCTCCAGAAGAAACTGACGGGCCGGAACCTCACCAGCTACAAGGTGAACTATCCCGCCGACCTTTCCCTCACGTCGGCCGCGCAGGGAAACTCGGACCTGGTGAATCACGTGAACAGCCAGGCTGCCGCCTGTCCCGGTCAGCGTTTCGTTCTCGTCGGCTATTCGCAGGGCGCGAACGTCGTCGACAACTCCATCGGCATCAGCAGCGCCGGCGCGGTGGTCGGCAGTCCCATCGTGGCGAGCATTCCGGCCGCGCTGGAGCCGAGGGTCGCCGCGGTGCTGCTGTTCGGCAACCCGATCCGCGCCCTTGGCAAGAGCGTCACCGGCACCTACCAGAGCCGCACCATCGACTTCTGCGCCACGGGCGACCCCGTCTGCGAGAACGGCGGGGGCGACGTGCTGGCGCACCTCGGCTACACGGCCGACGCCGACGCGGCGGCCACCTTCGCCGCGGGCAGGATCTGA
- a CDS encoding ANTAR domain-containing protein, with protein MTQREELVEKIEELQEEVAQLRQALVSHAVVDQAIGVVMTVSGLRSEQGWEVLRTVSQRTNTKLRDVALHVVHWPDVGSLPAEIRPALRIALAEAHAMYGGRALVGSDELCRRYGGVLSGKTQ; from the coding sequence ATGACGCAACGCGAAGAGTTGGTTGAGAAGATCGAAGAACTCCAGGAGGAAGTCGCCCAGCTCAGGCAGGCCCTTGTCTCGCATGCCGTCGTCGATCAGGCGATAGGCGTGGTCATGACCGTGAGCGGTCTGCGCTCCGAGCAGGGCTGGGAAGTACTGAGGACCGTGTCCCAGCGCACCAACACCAAGCTGCGCGACGTCGCCCTGCATGTCGTGCACTGGCCCGACGTCGGCAGCCTGCCCGCGGAGATCCGCCCGGCCCTGCGCATCGCGCTGGCCGAGGCGCACGCGATGTACGGGGGGCGGGCACTGGTGGGATCGGATGAGCTGTGCCGCAGGTACGGCGGTGTCCTCTCCGGTAAAACCCAGTGA
- a CDS encoding helix-turn-helix transcriptional regulator, whose product MEKLMFDSDDLDRTEEFLSHAYAKMNIGNGTPDSSRARVRRTAVDSVSVDELHLDFDMSYAVAPLGRICLCVVHDGTIEDHVYQGVSDSFGPGDVVSLAPPELSYAGRVRAARYNITMLDPALLTQVAGTADGRRPEPVRLTGHRPVSAAAGDRLRATIRYVRDHVLADPAVADQPLVISTAAQHLAATVLATFPNTAVADPTGADRQDAHPDALRRALAYIDDHADQPLTVAGIAEAAHVSVRALQYAFRRHLGSTPLEHLRTVRLSHAHDALTAADPEDGATVTDIAARWGFHHPGRFATLYQHSYARPPRRTLHGG is encoded by the coding sequence ATGGAAAAGCTGATGTTCGACAGCGACGACCTGGACCGCACCGAGGAGTTCCTCAGCCACGCCTACGCGAAGATGAACATCGGCAACGGCACCCCGGACAGCAGCCGTGCGCGGGTCCGGCGCACCGCCGTCGACTCGGTCAGCGTCGACGAGCTCCACCTCGACTTCGACATGAGCTACGCCGTCGCCCCGCTCGGCCGGATCTGCCTGTGCGTCGTCCACGACGGCACCATCGAGGACCACGTCTACCAGGGCGTCTCGGACTCCTTCGGCCCCGGCGACGTGGTGTCCCTGGCCCCGCCGGAGCTGTCCTACGCGGGCCGGGTCCGCGCGGCCCGCTACAACATCACCATGCTGGACCCCGCGTTGCTCACGCAGGTCGCGGGGACCGCGGACGGACGGCGCCCCGAACCGGTCCGGCTCACCGGGCACCGGCCGGTCAGCGCCGCGGCGGGCGACCGGCTGCGGGCGACGATCCGCTATGTGCGGGACCACGTCCTGGCGGATCCCGCCGTCGCCGACCAGCCCCTGGTCATCTCCACCGCGGCCCAGCACCTGGCCGCGACGGTCCTTGCGACCTTCCCCAACACCGCGGTCGCCGATCCCACGGGTGCCGACCGCCAGGACGCCCACCCCGACGCCCTGCGCCGCGCCCTCGCGTACATCGACGACCACGCGGACCAGCCCCTGACCGTCGCCGGCATCGCGGAGGCGGCCCATGTCAGCGTGCGCGCGCTGCAGTACGCCTTCCGCCGGCACCTGGGCAGCACCCCGCTGGAACACCTCCGCACGGTCCGTCTGTCCCACGCCCACGACGCGTTGACGGCCGCCGATCCCGAGGACGGCGCCACCGTCACGGACATCGCCGCCCGCTGGGGCTTCCACCATCCGGGCCGCTTCGCCACCCTCTACCAGCACTCCTACGCCCGCCCGCCGCGCCGTACCCTGCACGGCGGCTGA
- a CDS encoding helix-turn-helix domain-containing protein, translated as MATPAPHGPPKGFGAAPVPPDLADLLRSQLEEVADEVEEEVRRQVPEYARPADGTYRKHLRAGVVQALTLFVDHIADPRGRGEAIAATYYELGRGEALEGRSLDALQSALRVGGLHAWRLMGRTAEELGLDSAVVTALGELAFRTVHEVAEAAAAGYAEARSHNTDELERRRRRLLDLLLGEGPVAQATVQDLAHGARWQVPGQVAVVALAATPEQREEDRPLVAAGALVDMESRPPRMLIPDPEGSGHLGGRAFSLALRGRPAAIGPTVPLTEAARSLHWAGRALGLMGRGILPRQGVVRCADHLSTLLLHSDEPMLDHLRTRALAPLESVSEGQRERLAETLLGWLLNGSNVPDVAARLHVHPQTVRYRLRQLEKVFGDALHDPGSRLDLILALTTAQKNEEFLNSRP; from the coding sequence TTGGCCACCCCCGCCCCGCACGGGCCCCCGAAGGGCTTCGGCGCCGCCCCGGTGCCGCCCGACCTGGCCGATCTGTTGCGTTCCCAGCTCGAGGAGGTCGCCGACGAGGTCGAGGAGGAGGTCCGCAGACAGGTTCCCGAGTACGCCCGGCCGGCCGACGGAACCTACCGCAAGCACCTCAGAGCCGGTGTGGTGCAGGCGCTGACCCTGTTCGTCGACCACATCGCCGACCCGCGCGGCCGCGGGGAGGCGATCGCGGCGACGTACTACGAACTCGGCCGCGGCGAGGCCCTGGAGGGACGCAGCCTGGACGCCCTGCAGTCCGCGCTGCGGGTCGGCGGGCTGCACGCCTGGCGGCTGATGGGCCGTACCGCGGAGGAACTCGGCCTGGACTCGGCGGTGGTCACGGCACTGGGCGAGCTCGCCTTCCGTACCGTGCACGAGGTCGCGGAAGCGGCCGCCGCCGGATACGCCGAGGCCCGGTCCCACAACACGGACGAGCTGGAGCGGCGGCGCAGACGTCTGCTGGACCTGCTGCTCGGCGAGGGACCGGTGGCGCAGGCGACGGTGCAGGATCTGGCGCACGGCGCCCGGTGGCAGGTACCGGGGCAGGTCGCGGTCGTCGCGCTGGCCGCCACCCCGGAGCAGCGGGAGGAGGACCGGCCGCTGGTCGCCGCGGGCGCGCTCGTGGACATGGAGTCCCGGCCACCGCGGATGCTCATCCCGGACCCGGAGGGCTCCGGGCACCTCGGGGGCCGGGCGTTCAGTCTCGCGCTGCGCGGGCGGCCGGCGGCGATCGGGCCGACGGTGCCGCTCACGGAGGCCGCCCGGTCGCTGCACTGGGCCGGCCGGGCCCTGGGGCTGATGGGGCGCGGGATTCTCCCCCGGCAGGGCGTGGTGCGCTGCGCCGACCACCTGTCGACCCTGCTGCTGCACAGCGACGAACCGATGCTCGACCACCTGCGCACGCGGGCCCTCGCCCCGCTCGAGTCCGTGTCGGAGGGGCAGCGCGAGCGTCTCGCCGAGACACTGCTGGGATGGCTGCTCAACGGCAGCAACGTCCCCGACGTGGCCGCCCGTCTCCATGTCCATCCGCAGACCGTGCGGTATCGGTTGCGTCAGCTGGAGAAGGTCTTCGGCGATGCCCTGCACGATCCGGGTTCCCGCCTGGATCTCATTCTGGCACTCACCACCGCACAAAAGAACGAAGAATTCCTGAATTCCCGTCCATAA
- a CDS encoding ABC transporter ATP-binding protein — MTQVIELQGVAKRYDNAGAPALGPLDLSVAQGEALAVTGPSGSGKSTLLNLVAGLDKPTEGTVTVAGQRVDRLGEHALARFRREQIGMVFQFFNLLDDLTVFDNIQLPAQLRGTSRSRTQSRAQELMEVLGIQKHARAYPGRLSGGERQRVAVARALVNRPALLLADEPTGALDSASGQDVRELLVELHRGGQTIVLVTHDRALAEACASRTVHLVDGHVALDSRAEAVR; from the coding sequence ATGACCCAAGTGATCGAACTGCAGGGCGTGGCCAAGCGCTACGACAATGCCGGCGCACCCGCGCTGGGACCCCTCGACCTGTCCGTCGCCCAGGGCGAGGCCCTCGCCGTGACCGGCCCCTCCGGCAGCGGCAAGTCCACGCTGCTCAACCTCGTCGCGGGCCTCGACAAGCCGACCGAGGGCACCGTGACCGTCGCCGGGCAGCGGGTGGACCGGCTCGGCGAGCACGCCCTGGCCCGGTTCCGCCGCGAACAGATCGGCATGGTCTTCCAGTTCTTCAACCTGCTCGACGACCTCACCGTCTTCGACAACATCCAGCTTCCCGCCCAGCTCAGGGGAACCTCCCGGAGCAGGACGCAGTCCCGGGCGCAGGAGCTCATGGAGGTCCTCGGCATCCAGAAGCACGCCCGCGCCTACCCCGGCCGTCTCTCCGGCGGGGAACGCCAACGTGTCGCCGTCGCCCGGGCGTTGGTGAACCGGCCCGCCCTGCTGCTCGCCGACGAACCGACCGGCGCCCTCGACAGCGCCTCGGGTCAGGACGTGCGGGAACTTCTGGTCGAGCTGCACCGAGGCGGACAGACCATCGTGCTCGTCACGCACGACCGGGCCCTGGCCGAGGCCTGCGCGAGCCGTACCGTCCATCTCGTCGACGGTCATGTCGCCCTCGACTCCCGCGCGGAGGCCGTGCGATGA
- a CDS encoding alanine--tRNA ligase-related protein yields MDTDRTVGVFTDFYRERGHHLITGGTLLPPPGDPVLFTTSGMHPLTPYLEGRPHPRGRRLVNVQRCLRTTDLDEIGDSTHLTVFDMLGSWSLGDYGHSQSLRWGYELLREGFGIPHERLHVTVFGGDGQVGPDLESLRTWQETGVPVELTRDDNWWSNGPVGPCGPDSEIFVWTGGTPPRGTPTTDPRWVEIWNHVVMRYRRLDDGSLQPLERPGIDTGMGLERLVTVLQGRSSVYDTDLFEPWMRLLPPLWELDEPSLRLVCDHLRSGVVVIGDGVRPSNTGRGYVLRRIVRRLLTTLRRDDPSRTLSDLPVELLQHTLDHFGSTSGTDLVRDVLLEEERRFDRLLERGRRLLSGPRYRGPLSEEDYEYLHDTHGLPRDLVVGLRGKG; encoded by the coding sequence ATGGACACGGACCGCACCGTAGGCGTCTTCACCGACTTCTACCGCGAACGCGGACACCACCTGATCACGGGCGGCACACTGCTGCCACCGCCCGGGGACCCGGTGCTCTTCACCACCTCGGGCATGCACCCGCTCACGCCCTACCTGGAGGGCCGCCCCCATCCCCGGGGTCGCCGGCTGGTCAATGTGCAGCGCTGCCTGCGGACGACCGACCTCGACGAGATCGGCGACTCCACACACCTCACCGTGTTCGACATGCTCGGCTCATGGTCGCTCGGCGACTACGGGCACTCGCAGAGCCTTCGCTGGGGCTACGAGCTGCTCCGCGAAGGTTTCGGCATCCCCCACGAGAGACTGCACGTCACGGTGTTCGGCGGCGACGGACAGGTGGGCCCCGACCTCGAATCGCTGCGCACCTGGCAGGAGACGGGCGTCCCGGTGGAACTCACCCGGGACGACAACTGGTGGTCCAACGGACCGGTCGGCCCGTGCGGCCCCGACTCGGAGATCTTCGTGTGGACCGGTGGAACCCCGCCCCGGGGCACCCCCACCACCGATCCGCGCTGGGTGGAGATCTGGAACCACGTCGTCATGCGCTACCGCCGCCTCGACGACGGCTCGCTCCAGCCTCTTGAGCGTCCCGGAATCGACACCGGCATGGGGCTGGAGCGCCTGGTCACCGTCCTGCAGGGCCGTTCCTCGGTCTACGACACCGACCTGTTCGAGCCATGGATGCGACTGCTGCCGCCACTCTGGGAGCTCGACGAACCGTCGCTGCGGCTGGTCTGCGACCATCTGCGCTCCGGTGTCGTCGTCATCGGCGACGGGGTACGGCCGTCCAACACCGGTCGCGGATACGTCCTGCGCCGCATCGTGCGCCGGCTGCTCACCACCCTGCGGCGCGACGACCCGTCCCGCACCCTGTCCGACCTGCCCGTGGAGCTCCTCCAGCACACGCTGGACCACTTCGGTTCGACGTCCGGGACGGATCTCGTCCGGGACGTGCTGCTGGAGGAGGAACGCCGCTTCGACCGGCTGCTGGAGCGCGGTCGCCGCCTGCTGTCGGGGCCGCGGTACCGGGGACCGCTGAGCGAGGAGGACTACGAGTACCTCCACGACACCCACGGTCTCCCCCGCGACCTGGTGGTCGGACTGCGCGGGAAAGGATGA
- a CDS encoding ABC transporter permease yields MTGPLVRVIRSGIGRRRVQTVVITIATMMAVAAAVVAGSLMVVSNAPFDHAFAQQKGAHITAEFDPAKAGAAQLAATGQLDGVTASAGPYPTTIIEATDSTGRRPPAMTLVGRTAPQAAVDDLDLTAGRWARTTGEIVLNSAYQGAAFKVGDTLTASDTTLTVVGFATSASKTADVWATPSQVRALASKEHPVTSQMLYRFGSAGSKGDIASDRKQLLAAVPSGALLGARSYLDTKRAADQGAAPTIPFLVAFGVLGIVMSVIIVSSVISGAVGTSLRRIGILKAIGFTPREVVRAYVAQALIPAAAGIALGVVLGNLLALPLLDDTEQAYGTATLSVAWWVDVVVPAGALLVVGIAAFVPALRAGRLRTVEAIALGRAPRTGRGQWAHRMAGRLPLPRAVTYGLASPFAHPVRTLAMLLAVAFGTIAATFAVGLTSSLNEVTALQDPESRSAVSVFAGGPSIVGGEHVPAPGTQEPEPADPAQVIAAIEAQAGTASYYGMGQQDGAVAGVSGTVRATLYQGDSSAVGHAVVSGHWLTGAGQVVVPGQFLESTGTEIGDTVRVTVGKETAMLRIVGEAFGSSDDEMEIQANTADFPATKPRVFLIDVKPGVSAVTYAEKLGASIKSLGADVRANPPSTQDNFVLILNTMAALLTLMLVSVAGLGVLNSVVLDTRERVHDLGVCKALGMSPRQTVSLVLASVAGIGVLGGLIGVPAGYALHGYVLPVMGHAAGTGLPRSVLDVYDSPQLLLLGLAGLVIALLGAMLPAGWAAKARTATALRTE; encoded by the coding sequence ATGACCGGACCGCTCGTCCGGGTCATCCGTTCCGGGATCGGCCGGCGCCGCGTGCAGACCGTGGTCATCACCATCGCCACGATGATGGCCGTGGCGGCGGCCGTGGTCGCGGGCTCCCTCATGGTCGTCTCGAACGCTCCCTTCGACCACGCCTTCGCCCAGCAGAAGGGCGCGCACATCACCGCGGAGTTCGATCCGGCCAAGGCCGGGGCGGCGCAGCTCGCGGCCACCGGGCAGCTGGACGGAGTCACCGCGAGCGCGGGACCGTACCCCACCACGATCATCGAGGCGACGGACTCGACGGGCCGTCGCCCCCCGGCCATGACCCTGGTCGGACGCACCGCACCGCAGGCCGCCGTGGACGACCTGGACCTCACGGCCGGCCGGTGGGCGAGGACAACGGGCGAGATCGTGCTGAACTCCGCCTACCAGGGTGCCGCCTTCAAGGTGGGCGACACCCTGACCGCCTCCGACACGACTCTCACGGTCGTCGGCTTCGCCACGTCGGCCAGCAAGACCGCCGACGTGTGGGCAACTCCCTCGCAGGTCAGGGCCCTTGCCTCCAAAGAACACCCTGTCACCAGCCAGATGCTCTACCGCTTCGGCTCGGCCGGCTCGAAAGGCGACATCGCCTCGGACCGCAAGCAGCTCCTCGCCGCGGTCCCGTCCGGAGCCCTTCTCGGCGCCCGGTCCTACCTCGACACCAAGCGCGCCGCCGACCAGGGCGCCGCCCCGACCATCCCGTTCCTGGTCGCCTTCGGGGTGCTCGGCATCGTCATGTCGGTGATCATCGTGAGCAGCGTCATCAGCGGCGCGGTCGGCACGAGTCTGCGCAGGATCGGCATCCTCAAGGCCATCGGCTTCACCCCGCGCGAGGTCGTCCGCGCCTATGTGGCCCAGGCGCTCATCCCCGCAGCCGCGGGCATCGCGCTCGGCGTCGTCCTCGGCAACCTGCTGGCCCTGCCACTTCTCGACGACACGGAGCAGGCCTACGGCACCGCCACCCTGTCGGTCGCCTGGTGGGTGGACGTGGTCGTCCCCGCCGGCGCCCTGCTGGTCGTCGGGATCGCGGCCTTCGTCCCCGCGCTGCGGGCGGGACGGCTGCGCACGGTGGAGGCCATCGCCCTCGGCCGGGCCCCGCGCACCGGACGCGGTCAGTGGGCGCACCGCATGGCGGGGCGGCTTCCGCTGCCCCGGGCGGTGACCTACGGCCTCGCCAGCCCCTTCGCCCATCCGGTCCGTACGCTCGCGATGCTGCTCGCCGTCGCCTTCGGCACCATCGCGGCGACCTTCGCCGTCGGCCTCACCTCCTCACTGAACGAGGTCACCGCGCTTCAGGATCCCGAGAGCCGCTCCGCGGTCTCCGTCTTCGCCGGCGGCCCGAGCATCGTGGGCGGCGAACACGTCCCCGCACCGGGCACCCAGGAGCCGGAGCCGGCCGACCCGGCGCAGGTGATCGCCGCCATCGAGGCGCAGGCGGGCACTGCCTCGTACTACGGCATGGGCCAGCAGGACGGCGCCGTGGCCGGGGTCTCCGGAACGGTCCGGGCGACCCTCTACCAGGGTGACTCCAGCGCCGTCGGCCACGCGGTGGTCTCCGGGCACTGGCTCACCGGCGCGGGCCAGGTCGTCGTGCCCGGCCAGTTCCTGGAGAGCACCGGCACCGAGATCGGCGACACCGTACGCGTGACCGTCGGCAAGGAGACGGCCATGCTGCGGATCGTCGGCGAGGCCTTCGGCAGCTCGGACGACGAAATGGAGATCCAGGCGAACACCGCGGACTTCCCGGCGACCAAGCCCCGGGTGTTCCTGATCGACGTGAAACCGGGCGTCTCCGCGGTCACCTACGCCGAGAAACTCGGCGCGAGCATCAAGTCCCTCGGAGCCGACGTCCGCGCCAACCCCCCTTCCACGCAGGACAACTTCGTCCTGATCCTGAACACGATGGCCGCGCTCCTCACCCTGATGCTCGTGTCCGTCGCCGGACTCGGCGTGCTCAACTCCGTCGTCCTGGACACCCGGGAGCGCGTCCACGACCTCGGCGTGTGCAAGGCGCTCGGCATGTCACCCCGGCAGACCGTGAGCCTCGTCCTCGCCTCGGTGGCCGGCATCGGCGTCCTCGGCGGCCTCATCGGTGTCCCCGCCGGATACGCGCTGCACGGCTACGTGCTTCCGGTGATGGGACACGCGGCGGGCACCGGCCTGCCCAGGTCCGTCCTCGACGTGTACGACTCCCCGCAACTGCTCCTGCTGGGCCTGGCCGGCCTGGTCATCGCGCTGCTGGGCGCGATGCTCCCGGCGGGCTGGGCGGCGAAGGCCCGTACGGCCACGGCCCTGCGCACGGAGTAG